A single Streptomyces sp. Edi2 DNA region contains:
- a CDS encoding Na+/H+ antiporter, producing MAVMPLFLLVAGSAAVAGLARRTPVPAPLLLVTAGLAASFIPGIPDYTLDPHIVLPLVLPPLLHTAALDSSYLDLRANLRPVALLSVGYVLFATLAVGYLVYLVIPGLPLTVALVLGAVVAPPDAVAATAIARRLGMPHRITTILQGESLFNDATAITAYKVLLAAALGVGATWGDGIKEFAVASLGGIGIGVVLMVPLHWLRVRLRESALLENTLSLLIPFFAYAAAEQLHASGVLAVVVVGLYLGHRSWQVDFETRLQEEAVWKVVSFVLESAVFALIGLQLRVVVRGLGEFGAAQALSYAAVMFLAVVLSRFVWVFPSTYLPRVLSARIRARETDTTWKAPVVVGWAGMRGVVSLAIAFSIPSTVPGDGPFPARNLVLFLTFTTVIATLVIQGLTLPPLIRALKLPGPDPQRETLAEAQAQNEASRAAEERLEELLRDERNALPGPLADRLRTIMERRRNSVWERLGAVNEVTGESADETYRRLAREMIDAERRVFVKLRDTGRIDDEMLRTLLRRLDLEEAAAYREEAS from the coding sequence ATGGCAGTGATGCCGCTGTTTTTGCTGGTTGCGGGGAGCGCGGCGGTCGCCGGACTGGCGCGCCGTACCCCCGTCCCCGCGCCGCTGCTGCTGGTCACCGCGGGCCTGGCGGCGTCCTTCATCCCGGGCATCCCGGACTACACGCTCGATCCGCACATCGTGCTGCCGCTGGTGCTGCCCCCGCTGCTGCACACCGCGGCGCTGGACAGTTCGTACCTGGATCTGCGGGCCAATCTGCGGCCGGTGGCGCTGCTGTCGGTCGGGTACGTCCTGTTCGCGACGCTGGCGGTCGGCTATCTGGTCTACCTCGTCATCCCGGGGCTGCCGCTGACCGTCGCGCTCGTCCTGGGGGCCGTCGTCGCCCCGCCGGACGCCGTCGCGGCCACCGCCATCGCCCGCAGGCTCGGGATGCCGCACCGGATCACCACGATCCTGCAGGGCGAATCGCTGTTCAACGACGCCACCGCGATCACCGCCTACAAGGTGCTGCTGGCCGCGGCCCTCGGGGTCGGCGCCACCTGGGGCGACGGCATCAAGGAATTCGCCGTCGCCTCGCTGGGCGGCATCGGCATCGGTGTCGTCCTGATGGTGCCGCTGCACTGGCTGCGGGTCCGGCTGCGGGAGTCGGCGCTGCTGGAGAACACCCTCTCGCTGCTCATCCCGTTCTTCGCCTACGCGGCGGCCGAGCAGTTGCACGCCTCCGGGGTGCTCGCCGTCGTCGTGGTCGGCCTCTACCTGGGGCACCGCTCCTGGCAGGTCGACTTCGAGACCCGGCTCCAGGAGGAGGCCGTGTGGAAGGTGGTCTCCTTCGTCCTGGAGTCCGCCGTCTTCGCACTGATCGGACTGCAGCTGCGGGTCGTGGTGCGCGGACTGGGGGAGTTCGGCGCGGCGCAGGCCCTCTCGTACGCGGCCGTGATGTTCCTCGCCGTGGTCCTGTCGCGCTTCGTGTGGGTCTTTCCCTCGACCTATCTGCCGCGCGTCCTGTCGGCCCGGATCCGGGCCCGTGAGACGGATACGACCTGGAAGGCCCCGGTCGTCGTCGGCTGGGCCGGGATGCGCGGTGTGGTGTCGCTGGCCATCGCGTTCTCCATCCCGTCCACCGTGCCCGGCGACGGCCCCTTTCCGGCCCGCAACCTCGTGCTCTTCCTGACCTTCACCACCGTCATCGCCACCCTGGTCATCCAGGGGCTGACGCTGCCCCCGCTGATCCGCGCGCTGAAGCTGCCGGGACCGGACCCGCAGCGGGAGACGCTGGCCGAGGCGCAGGCGCAGAACGAGGCCTCGCGCGCCGCCGAGGAGCGTCTGGAAGAGCTCCTGCGGGACGAGCGCAACGCCCTGCCCGGGCCGCTCGCCGACCGGCTGCGGACGATCATGGAGCGGCGCCGCAACTCCGTGTGGGAGCGGCTCGGCGCGGTCAACGAGGTCACCGGGGAGTCCGCCGATGAGACCTACCGGCGGCTGGCCCGCGAGATGATCGACGCCGAGCGGCGGGTGTTCGTCAAGCTGCGGGACACCGGGCGGATCGATGACGAGATGCTGCGGACGCTGCTGCGCAGGCTGGATCTGGAGGAGGCCGCGGCCTATCGGGAGGAGGCGTCGTAG
- a CDS encoding GNAT family N-acetyltransferase yields the protein MIREATPDDVPVILAMIGELAAYERAPEAAQATVPQLEEALFGPQPAAFALIAEAGGAPVGFALWFRNFSTWTGTHGVYLEDLYVRPEARGGGHGKALLAALAEICVARGYERFEWSVLDWNEPSIGFYRSFGAQPMDEWTVFRLTGGALHNLAGTSRVNGA from the coding sequence ATGATCCGCGAAGCGACCCCCGACGACGTTCCCGTCATCCTGGCCATGATCGGCGAGCTGGCGGCGTACGAGCGCGCGCCCGAGGCCGCGCAGGCCACCGTGCCGCAGCTGGAGGAGGCCCTGTTCGGTCCGCAGCCGGCCGCCTTCGCACTGATCGCGGAGGCCGGCGGCGCCCCGGTGGGCTTTGCCCTGTGGTTCCGGAACTTCTCGACGTGGACGGGCACGCACGGTGTCTACCTGGAAGACCTGTACGTCCGCCCCGAGGCGCGCGGCGGCGGCCACGGCAAGGCGCTGCTCGCGGCCCTCGCGGAGATCTGCGTGGCCCGTGGGTACGAGCGTTTCGAGTGGTCAGTCCTGGATTGGAATGAACCGTCCATCGGTTTTTACCGGTCGTTCGGTGCTCAGCCCATGGACGAATGGACGGTCTTCCGGCTCACTGGAGGGGCACTGCACAACCTTGCGGGCACCTCGCGTGTCAACGGAGCGTAA
- a CDS encoding anti-sigma regulatory factor, whose translation MSQIAGEPGTQDFVEVRLPAAGAYLSVLRTATAGLAARLDFTLDEIEDLRIAVDEACAILLQQAVPGSVLSCVFRLIDDALQVTVSAPTTDGRAPERDTFAWTVLSALAGKVDSTVAEDQTVTISLYKERGAGPGPS comes from the coding sequence GTGTCCCAGATCGCAGGCGAGCCCGGGACTCAGGACTTCGTGGAAGTCCGTCTGCCCGCTGCGGGTGCCTACCTGTCCGTGCTGCGTACGGCCACGGCCGGACTCGCAGCCCGCTTGGACTTCACCCTCGACGAGATCGAGGATCTGCGCATCGCGGTCGACGAGGCGTGCGCGATCCTGCTGCAACAGGCCGTCCCCGGCAGTGTGCTGAGCTGCGTCTTCCGCCTCATCGACGACGCACTGCAGGTGACCGTGTCGGCCCCGACAACCGACGGCCGCGCCCCCGAGCGCGACACGTTCGCCTGGACGGTGCTCTCCGCACTGGCCGGCAAGGTCGATTCCACGGTCGCCGAGGACCAGACGGTCACCATCAGTCTGTACAAGGAGCGCGGCGCCGGTCCCGGACCGTCATGA
- a CDS encoding UBP-type zinc finger domain-containing protein, protein MSECTHVAGLPRPEPAPLSATCLECLAVGSHPVQLRKCLVCGHVGCCDSSPFRHATRHFEETGHPVMRTLEPGESWRWCFADQTLV, encoded by the coding sequence ATGAGCGAGTGCACGCACGTTGCCGGACTGCCGCGCCCCGAACCGGCCCCGCTGAGCGCGACCTGCCTGGAGTGCCTGGCCGTCGGCAGCCACCCCGTACAGCTGCGGAAGTGCCTGGTCTGCGGCCACGTCGGCTGCTGCGATTCGTCGCCGTTCCGGCATGCCACCCGGCACTTCGAGGAGACCGGCCACCCCGTGATGCGGACGCTCGAACCGGGCGAGTCCTGGCGCTGGTGCTTCGCCGACCAGACGCTGGTGTGA